One segment of Triticum aestivum cultivar Chinese Spring chromosome 2A, IWGSC CS RefSeq v2.1, whole genome shotgun sequence DNA contains the following:
- the LOC123191728 gene encoding G-type lectin S-receptor-like serine/threonine-protein kinase At2g19130, translated as MERAMHSGLKIVGIAKSEAPPMILFPHLLNFNMFLHLLLLGLVFTLHIPASSAAIDSIAPGHGLVCGVGDKLVSLDGKFALGFFQPGSKSHNTLNWYLGIWFNKVPKITPVWVANRDYPITQPTLVRFTISQDGNLVILDQAANSIIWSTGVSIRTNTTIAILMNNGNFVLQNASNSSDILWQSFDHPTNTLLPGAKIGRDKVTGLTHRLVSNKNLIDRAHGRYCYELVPNKLILTPLNSSITYWSSGEWNGQYFSSIPEMLSRDLIDFKFVNNTNEEYFTFTLLNDTMIMHHLLDVSGQMKTLIWVEVSQDWSHSYINPNAQCDVYAFCGPFTVCDDNSAPYCSCMKGFSIRSPEDWEQNDRNGGCVRNTPLNCGSNRSTAGMTDKFYSLSNVKLPQNADNIGSATSARECAEVCLRSCSCTAYSCTDSRCSIWHEELLNVKQQDADTTDTNDGAVLYLRLAAKEMQTQKPGRRVTTRILAVTIVTALGLLALTLLVLILMIRRNNRSWSGGTLIDPQDGGIIAFRYTDLQWATRNFSEKLGAGGFGSVFKAYLSDSVTMAVKRLDGACQGEKQFRAEVTTVGVIQHINLVRLIGFCCEGERRLLAYEYMPNRSLDIHLFQKNNTVLNWGTRFKIALGVARGLAYLHESCQDLIIHCDIKPQNILLDKSFVAKIADFGMAKLIGRDFSRVLTTARGTVGYLAPEWISGVAITPKVDVYGYGMVLMEIISGRPNSLEQYTAGGDCDVFFPVHAAHMLLEGDVASLVDDKLSGDVNLEEAERLCKVACWCIQDDEFDRPTMGEVVRALEGLSDLDMPPIPRLLQVITRSTPTSVMNQNNEDAAWHT; from the exons ATGGAGAGGGCAATGCATTCTGGTCTCAAGATAGTTGGCATCGCGAAATCTGAAGCTCCACCAATGAT CTTGTTTCCCCATCTGCTCAACTTCAATATGTTTCTTCACCTGTTACTTCTTGGACTTGTTTTTACCTTACACATTCCTGCATCCTCTGCTGCCATTGACTCCATTGCACCTGGCCACGGACTTGTTTGCGGTGTCGGTGACAAGCTTGTCTCCCTAGATGGCAAGTTTGCGCTTGGCTTCTTCCAACCAGGCAGTAAGTCCCACAACACCTTGAACTGGTACCTAGGCATTTGGTTCAATAAAGTCCCCAAGATAACTCCGGTGTGGGTCGCAAACCGTGATTATCCAATCACACAACCCACTTTAGTTAGATTCACAATTTCCCAAGATGGCAATCTTGTCATCTTAGATCAAGCCGCCAATTCCATAATCTGGTCTACCGGAGTTAGTATCAGAACCAACACCACCATTGCCATACTCATGAACAATGGAAACTTTGTCCTACAAAATGCCTCAAACTCATCCGACATTTTATGGCAGAGTTTTGACCACCCAACAAATACTTTGCTCCCTGGTGCAAAGATCGGCCGAGACAAGGTCACTGGTTTGACTCaccgtcttgtttccaacaagaaCTTGATTGACCGAGCTCATGGCCGTTACTGTTATGAGTTAGTTCCTAACAAGTTGATCCTTACGCCTTTGAACTCATCCATAACATACTGGTCTAGCGGGGAATGGAATGGACAGTATTTTAGCTCCATTCCGGAGATGTTAAGCCGCGACTTGATAGACTTCAAGTTTGTCAACAACACAAATGAGGAGTACTTCACATTCACCTTACTGAACGACACGATGATCATGCATCATCTACTTGATGTTTCTGGTCAAATGAAGACTTTAATATGGGTTGAGGTCTCTCAGGATTGGTCACATTCCTACATCAACCCCAATGCTCAGTGTGATGTCTATGCTTTCTGTGGACCATTCACTGTGTGCGATGATAACTCAGCTCCATATTGTAGCTGCATGAAGGGCTTCTCCATAAGATCCCCAGAGGATTGGGAGCAAAATGATAGAAACGGTGGATGCGTTAGAAATACTCCTTTAAATTGTGGCAGTAACAGGAGTACTGCAGGAATGACTGATAAATTCTACTCCTTGTCCAACGTGAAATTGCCTCAGAATGCTGACAACATAGGCTCTGCTACCAGTGCTAGAGAATGTGCAGAAGTTTGCCTGAGAAGTTGCTCTTGCACTGCATATTCTTGCACCGACAGTCGATGCTCTATCTGGCATGAGGAACTCCTCAATGTAAAACAACAGGATGCTGACACTACGGACACAAATGATGGTGCAGTTCTTTATCTTCGCCTTGCTGCAAAAGAGATGCAAACTCAGAAACCTGGCAGAAGAGTGACCACTCGGATTTTGGCAGTTACCATTGTCACTGCCCTGGGGTTACTGGCACTCACATTGCTAGTTCTTATATTGATGATTCGGAGGAACAATAGGAGTTGGTCTGGTGGTACACTGATAGATCCTCAAGACGGTGGAATTATTGCATTTAGATACACTGATTTGCAGTGGGCAACAAGAAATTTCTCGGAGAAGCTAGGTGCCGGCGGCTTTGGTTCTGTGTTCAAGGCATATCTGTCTGACTCGGTTACAATGGCAGTGAAAAGGCTTGATGGTGCTTGTCAAGGAGAAAAACAATTCAGGGCCGAGGTGACTACAGTCGGGGTTATACAACATATCAATTTAGTTAGACTGATCGGTTTCTGCTGCGAGGGTGAACGAAGGTTACTTGCATATGAGTACATGCCAAATCGTTCTCTTGACATCCATCTATTTCAGAAGAACAACACAGTTTTAAACTGGGGTACCAGGTTTAAAATAGCTCTGGGAGTTGCTAGGGGGCTGGCTTACCTGCATGAGAGCTGCCAAGACTTGATCATACACTGTGATATCAAGCCACAAAATATACTCCTCGATAAGTCGTTTGTTGCTAAAATTGCTGACTTTGGTATGGCCAAGTTAATAGGGAGGGATTTTAGCCGGGTTCTGACTACAGCAAGAGGAACCGTAGGATACCTTGCTCCCGAATGGATAAGCGGGGTTGCTATCACACCAAAAGTCGATGTTTACGGCTATGGGATGGTGCTAATGGAAATCATATCAGGAAGACCGAATTCACTTGAACAATACACTGCAGGTGGTGATtgtgatgttttcttccctgtgCATGCTGCACATATGCTTCTCGAGGGAGATGTGGCAAGCTTGGTGGATGACAAATTATCTGGTGATGTGAATCTAGAGGAGGCTGAACGGTTATGCAAGGTTGCTTGTTGGTGCATTCAGGATGATGAGTTTGATCGGCCGACAATGGGAGAAGTTGTTCGTGCTCTAGAGGGTCTATCTGATCTTGACATGCCTCCCATTCCAAGACTACTTCAGGTTATTACAAGGAGTACTCCTACCTCTGTAATGAATCAGAATAATGAAGATGCAGCATGGCATACATAA
- the LOC123185482 gene encoding chemocyanin — translation MARGSSSGKLAEHGLLLVFLMLLQGGVEQAAARPREWYVGDKKGWTFGVMGWPNSPTFKPFREGDVLVFKYDRAAQNVIQVDDFGFGTCTRHPANATVYDSGNDRIRLSRGLINFISGVSDNCYKGGVKISLTVRP, via the exons ATGGCACGGGGAAGCAGCAGCGGAAAGCTGGCTGAGCACGGCCTCCTCTTGGTTTTCCTGATGCTGCTGCAGGGTGGCGtggagcaggcggcggcgcggccgcggGAGTGGTACGTCGGCGACAAGAAGGGCTGGACCTTCGGCGTCATGGGGTGGCCCAACTCGCCTACCTTCAAGCCCTTCAGGGAAGGCGACGTGCTGG TTTTCAAGTACGACCGCGCGGCGCAGAACGTGATACAGGTGGACGACTTCGGGTTCGGCACCTGCACCAGGCACCCCGCCAACGCCACGGTGTACGACTCCGGCAACGACCGCATCAGGCTCTCTCGCGGCCTCATCAACTTCATCAGCGGCGTCTCGGACAACTGCTACAAGGGCGGCGTCAAGATCTCACTCACCGTCAGGCCGTGA